CACTTGAAGTGGTGTATACTCGGCAAAATCACCATGAAGCTGTAAAATTTTAAGGCTAAGTGCTCCACGAAACTGAGCGAGCTTTAAAACCGTTTTTGGATTGTAAGCAAAAAATATATCTTCGATCGCGACCTCGTCAAATTTATGATTTTTAAAGATGAGGTCAAGCCCCTCGCAAAGCTCAGTAATCTGATATTGAAGTGTGTTTGGTTTTATTTTTATGAGTCCTGCTTCAAGAAGAGTAGTTTTAAATTTAGTTTTTTCAAGTATCGCATAACCGCAATTCTTCGTTCCTGGATCGATTCCTAAAATTTTCATCACTATCTTTTCAATACTTTTTCACGACTTTTTCACGATGTGAAAAAGTTTGTCAGAGTTTAACAAAGGTTTTATTAAAATTAAGATAGTATCACTATAAAAATTCTCGAAATCTAAGGCATGAAAAT
This genomic interval from Campylobacter concisus contains the following:
- the ruvC gene encoding crossover junction endodeoxyribonuclease RuvC, producing the protein MVMKILGIDPGTKNCGYAILEKTKFKTTLLEAGLIKIKPNTLQYQITELCEGLDLIFKNHKFDEVAIEDIFFAYNPKTVLKLAQFRGALSLKILQLHGDFAEYTPLQVKKTVTGKAKADKEQVAFMVKKILGINKEIKPLDITDAIAIALTHANNLRIS